The following are encoded together in the Pirellulales bacterium genome:
- a CDS encoding TRAM domain-containing protein, with protein sequence MPNVAIVVLRSLFVMVAVGLGVGLINSQLLPNQPAWIPWVVIAACLGGASIVIGLDILARPKRLETMTAVYFGLIVGMFLTYIVRLAMTPLLPKPDSPVVHWVELGLGAILCYLTISILMQTKDDFRFIIPYVEFSKEVKGRRPYVLDTSVVIDGRVADVVETEILDTQLIMPRFVIAELQGIADSSDKLRRSRGRRGLDVLNKLRSNAKVELQIFDRDLPEFAGQPVDMKLVLLAKHLHGKVITNDYNLNKVAKLHGVGVINLNDLSNSLKPVFLPGESIDVRIVKPGEEPGQGVGYLDDGTMVVIEGGRDHVGQQAHVAVTSVLQTSAGRMVFGRYEGNSRAA encoded by the coding sequence ATGCCAAACGTCGCAATCGTCGTTCTGCGATCGCTCTTTGTCATGGTAGCCGTCGGGCTGGGCGTGGGGCTGATCAACTCTCAGCTTCTCCCCAATCAGCCCGCCTGGATCCCGTGGGTGGTGATCGCGGCTTGCTTGGGCGGTGCAAGTATCGTCATCGGACTGGATATTCTTGCGCGACCGAAGCGGCTCGAAACGATGACCGCCGTCTACTTCGGGCTGATCGTGGGGATGTTTCTCACGTACATTGTCCGCCTGGCCATGACGCCGCTGCTGCCCAAGCCCGATTCGCCGGTGGTCCACTGGGTGGAACTCGGCCTCGGCGCGATCCTGTGTTATTTAACAATTTCGATCTTAATGCAAACGAAAGACGACTTTCGGTTCATCATTCCCTACGTCGAGTTCTCCAAGGAAGTGAAAGGCCGTCGCCCCTACGTTCTCGATACAAGCGTCGTCATCGACGGGCGCGTTGCCGACGTCGTGGAGACCGAGATTTTGGACACGCAACTCATCATGCCCCGGTTTGTCATTGCCGAGTTGCAAGGCATTGCCGACAGTTCCGATAAACTGCGTCGCAGCCGCGGGCGGCGCGGCCTTGATGTGCTGAATAAGCTCCGTTCAAATGCCAAGGTCGAACTGCAGATTTTCGATCGCGATTTACCGGAATTCGCCGGTCAACCCGTGGACATGAAGCTGGTGCTGCTTGCCAAGCATTTGCACGGCAAAGTGATTACGAACGACTACAACCTGAACAAGGTGGCCAAGTTGCACGGCGTCGGCGTAATTAACCTGAACGACTTGAGCAACTCGCTGAAACCAGTGTTTTTACCCGGTGAGTCGATTGACGTGCGGATTGTGAAGCCCGGCGAAGAACCAGGCCAAGGGGTCGGCTATTTGGACGACGGCACAATGGTCGTCATCGAAGGTGGTCGAGATCATGTCGGCCAGCAGGCACATGTTGCGGTCACCAGCGTGCTACAAACGAGCGCCGGACGAATGGTTTTCGGGCGGTATGAAGGGAATTCGCGCGCGGCGTGA
- the pheS gene encoding phenylalanine--tRNA ligase subunit alpha: MSLANFITELDQIAAAGKSAFDRAADAAALEAARVEFLGAKSGKLKAAQKGLGAVSGPEKPAAGKRFNEVKAILEAALTAAGVRLATTTSESSESLDVTLPGRRPIIGHIHPITQTIEELKEIMGRLGFTVADGPEIEDEWHNFEALNIPASHPARDPLENFYLATASAGRNGPMLLRSQTSTVQIRVMERQPPPVRVISLGRVYRPDDADATHYPMFHQIEGLLVDRHVTMADLKSVLRLFAASFLGHDVHIRFRPSFFPFTEPSVEVDMAWETVGGKTRYVEMGGAGMVDPNVLRAVGYDPEEVSGFAFGLGVERVCARRHGIADIREFYKNDVRFLQQF; this comes from the coding sequence ATGTCCCTTGCCAATTTCATCACCGAACTCGACCAAATTGCTGCCGCCGGCAAGTCTGCCTTCGATCGTGCCGCCGACGCTGCTGCGCTGGAAGCGGCAAGGGTCGAGTTTCTCGGCGCCAAGAGTGGCAAGTTAAAGGCCGCTCAAAAAGGTCTTGGCGCAGTATCGGGGCCGGAAAAGCCGGCGGCTGGCAAACGATTCAACGAGGTGAAGGCAATCCTCGAGGCTGCCTTGACCGCTGCCGGAGTACGTCTCGCCACTACGACCTCAGAGTCGAGCGAGTCGTTGGACGTAACGCTACCCGGTCGGCGACCGATCATCGGCCATATCCATCCGATTACGCAAACCATCGAAGAATTAAAAGAGATCATGGGGCGGCTCGGGTTCACCGTCGCGGATGGCCCTGAGATCGAAGATGAATGGCACAACTTTGAGGCCCTCAACATTCCGGCCTCGCACCCTGCCCGCGATCCGTTAGAAAACTTCTACCTCGCCACTGCGAGTGCGGGACGCAATGGTCCGATGCTCTTGCGCAGCCAAACTAGCACCGTGCAAATTCGCGTCATGGAACGGCAGCCGCCTCCGGTTCGCGTAATTTCACTCGGCCGCGTGTATCGTCCCGACGACGCCGACGCCACGCACTATCCGATGTTTCATCAGATTGAAGGTCTGCTGGTCGATCGCCATGTGACGATGGCCGACCTCAAGAGCGTACTTCGTCTCTTTGCGGCCAGCTTCCTGGGACACGACGTCCACATCCGATTCCGCCCATCGTTCTTTCCTTTCACCGAACCAAGTGTCGAGGTCGATATGGCTTGGGAAACCGTCGGCGGCAAAACGCGATATGTCGAAATGGGTGGCGCTGGTATGGTCGATCCGAACGTACTCCGCGCGGTTGGCTACGATCCTGAAGAAGTTTCCGGTTTTGCTTTCGGCCTCGGTGTGGAACGAGTCTGTGCGCGCCGTCACGGCATCGCGGATATCCGCGAATTTTATAAGAACGACGTACGTTTCTTGCAACAATTTTGA
- the pgsA gene encoding CDP-diacylglycerol--glycerol-3-phosphate 3-phosphatidyltransferase, with translation MATETKPSRTAKYDERTIVNFPNQVTSVRLILAVVLFVLLHFQFYGVGFWLFLIAAGTDWLDGFWARRYGQITILGRMLDPFVDKVIIVGTYIFLAADPNSGLKAWMAVLVLGRELLVTALRSFLEQQGADFSAALSGKLKFILQCTAAGASLFWLSYIPNSPPIIPQSTAGPGWVQVVAVVSIWSMIVVTIYSGYDYVRAAIRLIRR, from the coding sequence ATGGCAACTGAGACCAAGCCATCGAGAACGGCCAAGTACGACGAGCGGACGATCGTCAATTTTCCCAATCAAGTGACAAGCGTGCGCTTGATTTTGGCGGTCGTGCTGTTTGTTTTGCTCCACTTTCAATTTTATGGAGTTGGATTTTGGCTGTTTCTCATTGCCGCCGGAACCGATTGGCTCGACGGTTTTTGGGCGCGACGATACGGCCAGATTACGATCCTTGGCCGAATGCTGGATCCGTTCGTCGATAAGGTGATTATCGTCGGCACGTATATTTTTCTGGCGGCCGATCCCAACTCTGGCCTGAAGGCTTGGATGGCGGTTTTGGTTCTCGGCCGCGAATTGCTCGTGACCGCGCTACGGAGCTTTCTGGAGCAACAAGGGGCCGACTTTTCCGCCGCACTGTCCGGCAAGCTGAAGTTCATCCTGCAATGCACGGCCGCCGGTGCAAGTCTGTTTTGGCTGAGCTATATCCCTAATTCCCCTCCCATAATTCCACAATCAACCGCTGGCCCCGGCTGGGTTCAAGTCGTCGCCGTGGTGTCGATCTGGTCGATGATTGTCGTGACGATTTACTCGGGCTACGACTATGTGCGGGCGGCTATACGATTGATCCGCCGCTAA
- the lgt gene encoding prolipoprotein diacylglyceryl transferase, producing the protein MRSTLLHIPNEAFGLPLFGFGLLLAIWSVAFASYLAWRVYRFGWTKEIWAELPMFAAISAAIVYVLPAVADRQGIPIRGYGVMVFLGVASAVGLAVRRAKHEGFPAELIYSMAIWLVISGIVGGRLFYVIEYWRDFQKESFLGTLGAALKYTEGGLVVYGAFLGGAAAAVAFLLRNKLPVWQFGDIISPSVMLGLALGRIGCFLNGCCYGGPCDLPWAVTFPKDSPAYQEQASRGLLGEPPILAQRSLPVHPTQLYSSIDALLITSVLLAWSPFRRHHGELVAMMMTVYPIARILEEAIRIDEPKRFFTQLTISQNISLLLLAGAVAVWIYVLHQPRLQYAPAAT; encoded by the coding sequence ATGCGTTCCACGTTATTACACATCCCGAATGAAGCTTTCGGCCTGCCGCTATTCGGCTTCGGTTTGCTCTTGGCAATTTGGTCCGTCGCCTTTGCCAGCTATTTGGCTTGGCGAGTTTATCGCTTTGGATGGACCAAGGAGATTTGGGCGGAGTTGCCGATGTTCGCCGCGATCAGCGCGGCGATCGTCTACGTGCTGCCTGCCGTGGCGGATCGCCAAGGCATTCCCATCCGCGGCTACGGCGTGATGGTGTTTCTGGGCGTTGCATCGGCCGTCGGGTTGGCGGTGCGTCGCGCCAAGCACGAAGGCTTTCCCGCGGAATTGATCTATTCAATGGCAATCTGGTTGGTGATTAGCGGCATCGTTGGCGGCCGGCTGTTTTATGTCATCGAGTATTGGAGAGATTTTCAAAAAGAAAGTTTCCTGGGAACGCTGGGCGCCGCGCTGAAATACACCGAAGGCGGACTGGTCGTTTACGGCGCGTTTCTGGGCGGGGCGGCGGCGGCGGTGGCATTTCTCCTCCGCAACAAATTGCCGGTGTGGCAGTTTGGCGACATCATTTCACCCAGCGTAATGCTCGGCCTGGCCCTGGGAAGGATCGGCTGTTTCTTGAACGGCTGTTGTTACGGCGGCCCGTGCGATCTGCCCTGGGCCGTGACGTTTCCGAAAGATTCGCCGGCATATCAAGAGCAAGCTAGTCGCGGCCTGCTCGGCGAACCGCCGATTCTCGCTCAGCGCAGTCTGCCCGTTCATCCGACGCAGCTTTATAGTTCGATCGATGCGTTGCTAATTACTTCGGTTCTGCTGGCATGGTCGCCGTTTCGCCGACACCACGGCGAACTGGTGGCTATGATGATGACCGTTTACCCAATTGCACGAATCTTGGAAGAGGCCATTCGAATCGACGAACCGAAGAGATTTTTCACACAGTTGACCATCTCACAGAATATCAGCTTGCTGCTACTTGCCGGCGCGGTAGCGGTGTGGATTTACGTACTGCATCAGCCGCGGCTGCAATATGCGCCGGCGGCAACATAA
- a CDS encoding glycoside hydrolase family 28 protein yields the protein MRYNIPRNVRGVSKTACALAVWTAISLGGGWQGFAAGADRVVTDFGAVADGKALNTKNIQRAIDECTAAGGGVVRIPAGTFLTGSLVLKDHVTLCLDSGAVLLGSTRLEDYEPHVPKLRSYTDVHYVDRSLIYAEKAKNVAIVGRGMIDGQGKADSFRKKPYKQRPYMMRFVECRDVLVRDVTLKNAAMWVQHYLGCSGVNINGVTVDSLANANNDGIDIDSCEFVRVANCHISSVDDSIVLKSTTHLPCRHVTVTNCNLKSLCNALKCGTESHSGFEDITISNCTIYDTKLSGIALEAVDGGSLRRVIVSGISMVNVANPLFIRLGNRARPLVKQDGETSDAKPSVAALHHVIIRDVVATGGDKIGCAIAGIPSHPICNVHLSNIHLTMAGGGDAELVEREIPENETSYPEYFMFGELPAYGLYCRHVDGITMNNITLDHVKPDARPAIVLDDVKGADLFRVVTGNTETARLLTLNVEQLRDRDKEIETTGGKSTQ from the coding sequence ATGCGATACAACATCCCAAGGAACGTTCGTGGCGTGAGCAAAACTGCCTGCGCGCTGGCGGTGTGGACGGCGATTTCTCTAGGTGGCGGCTGGCAAGGATTTGCCGCCGGAGCAGACCGTGTCGTCACCGATTTCGGAGCCGTAGCTGATGGGAAGGCACTGAATACCAAGAACATTCAGCGCGCCATTGATGAATGTACAGCGGCGGGTGGAGGGGTCGTCAGAATCCCGGCGGGCACCTTCCTGACCGGTTCGCTGGTGCTGAAAGATCACGTGACGCTGTGCTTGGACTCCGGCGCTGTGCTCTTGGGCAGCACGCGACTGGAGGACTACGAACCGCATGTGCCCAAACTCCGCTCGTACACCGATGTGCATTACGTGGACCGGAGTTTGATCTACGCAGAGAAAGCCAAGAACGTCGCAATCGTTGGGCGGGGCATGATCGACGGCCAGGGCAAGGCCGACTCTTTCCGCAAAAAACCCTACAAACAGCGACCATACATGATGCGATTTGTCGAATGCCGCGACGTCCTGGTACGTGATGTCACGCTCAAGAATGCCGCCATGTGGGTCCAGCACTATCTTGGCTGTTCGGGGGTCAACATCAACGGCGTGACCGTGGACAGCTTGGCCAATGCGAACAACGACGGCATCGATATCGACAGTTGCGAATTCGTGCGCGTGGCGAACTGCCACATTTCCAGCGTCGACGACTCGATCGTCCTGAAGTCAACGACTCACCTCCCTTGCCGCCACGTTACGGTAACCAATTGTAACCTCAAGAGCCTTTGCAATGCGCTCAAGTGCGGCACCGAATCGCACAGCGGTTTCGAGGATATCACAATTTCGAATTGCACCATCTACGATACCAAGCTGAGCGGGATCGCCCTGGAAGCCGTCGACGGCGGTTCGCTGCGCCGCGTGATTGTCTCGGGCATTTCAATGGTCAATGTGGCGAACCCGCTGTTCATCCGCCTTGGCAACCGGGCAAGGCCACTGGTGAAACAGGATGGAGAGACGAGTGATGCCAAGCCGTCGGTCGCAGCACTTCACCATGTCATCATTCGCGATGTCGTCGCCACCGGTGGAGATAAAATTGGGTGTGCCATTGCCGGAATTCCCAGCCACCCGATCTGCAATGTACATCTCTCCAATATCCATTTGACGATGGCAGGCGGCGGTGACGCCGAACTCGTGGAGCGCGAAATCCCCGAGAATGAAACGTCGTATCCGGAGTATTTCATGTTCGGCGAGTTGCCGGCCTATGGCCTCTACTGCCGCCATGTAGACGGGATTACGATGAATAACATCACGCTCGACCACGTCAAACCCGATGCGCGTCCGGCAATTGTACTCGACGACGTAAAAGGTGCAGACCTGTTTCGAGTTGTCACTGGGAACACCGAGACGGCGCGGCTTCTAACGCTCAATGTCGAACAATTGCGCGATCGGGACAAGGAAATAGAAACAACTGGAGGCAAATCGACCCAGTAG
- a CDS encoding response regulator transcription factor — MSVKVLVADDHEVVRKGLASLFSGSDIKVVAEAKTGEEAVKLAKKHKPDVVLLDIRLPDIDGLDALEKIRKDRPDQRVVMLSTYDNPTYVARSVALGASDYVLKGSTKNELISAINAAAHGQPPVKAGELRRVHLAMNTREPSDDVPLTQRELQVLRHIALGLSNKEIGRSLGISVETVKEHVQNILRKIAVSDRTQAAVWAVRKGLV; from the coding sequence ATGAGTGTGAAGGTTTTAGTGGCGGACGATCATGAAGTCGTTCGCAAAGGTCTCGCCAGTTTGTTCTCGGGTAGCGACATCAAAGTAGTTGCGGAAGCGAAGACAGGCGAGGAAGCCGTCAAGCTCGCGAAGAAGCACAAGCCCGATGTGGTACTGCTCGACATCCGCCTGCCGGATATCGACGGGCTGGATGCCTTGGAAAAGATCCGCAAGGATCGTCCAGATCAACGCGTAGTGATGTTGTCAACATACGACAACCCGACGTATGTAGCTCGCTCGGTGGCGCTGGGTGCCTCCGATTATGTACTGAAGGGGTCGACGAAGAACGAACTGATTTCGGCCATTAATGCGGCCGCCCACGGTCAGCCGCCAGTGAAGGCTGGTGAACTGCGCCGCGTCCATTTGGCGATGAATACGCGCGAGCCAAGCGACGACGTGCCATTGACTCAGCGCGAACTGCAAGTGCTGCGGCACATCGCACTCGGACTGAGCAACAAAGAAATCGGCCGCTCGCTGGGCATCAGCGTCGAAACGGTGAAGGAGCACGTACAAAACATACTCCGTAAGATTGCCGTCAGCGACCGCACGCAAGCAGCCGTCTGGGCAGTACGAAAGGGCTTAGTCTAA
- a CDS encoding pantoate--beta-alanine ligase, with the protein MPQALIAIGSNLGEREALLHRAVELLTASDNVRLVVASSLRETTPVGGPVDQPDYLNGAVLVETSLSPQALFSRLMELERSLGRVRGEHWGPRTIDLDLLLYDDVVLQSPELTLPHPRMVQRQFVLAPAAEIAGDMIDPVTGLTIIQLLEQLSAGKPMILSNVHEAQRWVLDQRRQGKRIGVTPTMGALHAGHMSLVERSRRECDTTVVTIFVNPMQFAPTEDFSRYPRQLERDLDMLAPLGVDLIFVPTVEEMYPSQFATTVEVRELTDRWEGAVRPEHFVGVTTVVLKLLNIIPANRAYFGQKDYQQYVVVRQMAADLNLPTEIVACPIIRETDGLAMSSRNAYLSADDRRRAVVLSHSLRAAREMFADGERRATKIRDAVRRTISDEASVQLDYVAVVDGETLEELRDIRESAVVLVAARGGATRLIDNEILTHDVK; encoded by the coding sequence ATGCCGCAAGCGCTAATTGCCATCGGATCGAACCTAGGCGAGCGAGAGGCTTTGCTTCATCGCGCGGTCGAATTGTTGACGGCTAGCGACAATGTTCGGCTGGTAGTCGCTAGTTCACTTCGCGAAACAACGCCTGTGGGCGGCCCGGTCGATCAGCCCGATTATCTCAATGGGGCGGTCCTCGTCGAAACCTCGCTTTCGCCACAGGCGCTATTTTCACGGCTAATGGAATTGGAGCGCAGCTTAGGGCGAGTGCGCGGCGAGCATTGGGGACCGCGGACAATCGATCTGGATTTGCTTTTGTACGACGACGTGGTGCTGCAATCGCCCGAGTTGACTCTGCCACATCCGCGTATGGTGCAGCGGCAGTTTGTGCTTGCGCCGGCCGCGGAAATTGCCGGCGACATGATCGACCCGGTGACTGGTTTAACGATCATCCAACTGCTAGAGCAGCTCAGCGCCGGCAAACCAATGATATTGTCGAACGTGCACGAGGCACAGCGCTGGGTTTTGGATCAACGCCGACAAGGGAAGCGCATCGGCGTGACGCCAACGATGGGGGCGCTTCATGCGGGGCACATGAGCTTGGTCGAACGCAGCCGGCGAGAGTGCGACACGACGGTAGTGACGATTTTTGTCAACCCGATGCAATTCGCGCCGACGGAGGATTTTTCGCGTTATCCGCGTCAGTTGGAGCGCGATTTGGATATGCTGGCGCCGCTGGGGGTGGATCTGATTTTTGTCCCAACGGTGGAGGAAATGTATCCTTCGCAGTTTGCTACAACGGTCGAAGTACGCGAGCTCACCGATCGCTGGGAGGGCGCCGTTCGGCCAGAGCATTTTGTCGGCGTTACGACCGTGGTGCTGAAACTGTTGAACATCATTCCAGCCAACCGGGCGTATTTTGGGCAGAAAGACTACCAGCAATACGTCGTGGTGCGTCAAATGGCGGCCGATTTGAATTTGCCGACGGAAATCGTGGCTTGCCCCATAATTCGCGAGACAGATGGCCTGGCGATGAGTTCGCGAAACGCATATCTTTCAGCCGACGACCGACGTCGCGCGGTGGTATTGTCGCACAGTTTACGGGCGGCTCGCGAAATGTTCGCCGACGGAGAGCGCCGAGCGACGAAAATCCGCGACGCGGTGCGACGGACAATCTCCGACGAAGCGAGCGTTCAACTCGATTATGTGGCTGTGGTCGATGGCGAGACGCTGGAAGAATTAAGGGACATCCGCGAATCCGCCGTCGTTCTGGTTGCTGCGCGCGGGGGAGCAACTCGCTTGATTGATAACGAGATATTGACCCACGACGTAAAATAG
- a CDS encoding CPBP family intramembrane metalloprotease: MDEFLQSLIFLAFIGFVALPAWIVIGHRLWRGQPILEYEQHRTVPWNWVDVLIAMTIFLVAQGVCLVVAMRVAGFQDMAEALHDPRAQLPLLAGAAVANLLTFALSLMIILDRTGATARDFGLDSGPILRDILYGFVGFLAVAPIVYFIQMVFNFVMKIRYDHPLIEAFQDRQDLTSMAILSAMAVIAAPLTEEFFFRVLLQGWLEAMEVRAVGHARDESVNNFPELGESIRDLAGEPAPSVATPPVAGWAGLPMGSVPILISSLLFASVHLGQGAAPAPLLVYALMLGFLYHRTHRLMPSLVAHFALNSTSMVMLFLAAGHGAN; the protein is encoded by the coding sequence ATGGACGAATTTTTACAGTCGCTGATCTTTCTGGCGTTTATCGGTTTCGTCGCGCTGCCCGCGTGGATCGTGATTGGCCATCGACTCTGGCGCGGGCAACCAATTCTTGAGTACGAGCAGCATCGCACCGTGCCGTGGAACTGGGTAGACGTGTTGATTGCGATGACGATTTTTCTGGTCGCGCAGGGAGTCTGCTTGGTGGTAGCGATGAGAGTAGCAGGCTTCCAGGACATGGCAGAGGCGTTGCATGATCCCCGCGCGCAGCTTCCGCTATTGGCTGGGGCCGCCGTCGCCAATCTGCTGACGTTTGCATTGTCGTTGATGATTATCCTTGATCGCACCGGCGCGACTGCGCGCGATTTCGGCCTGGATTCGGGGCCGATCTTGCGCGACATTTTGTATGGCTTCGTCGGCTTCCTCGCGGTGGCACCGATCGTTTACTTCATTCAAATGGTTTTCAACTTCGTCATGAAGATTCGATATGACCACCCTTTGATCGAGGCATTTCAAGATCGACAGGATCTAACGTCGATGGCGATCCTTTCGGCAATGGCGGTGATCGCCGCTCCTTTGACTGAGGAGTTTTTCTTTCGGGTGCTGCTCCAAGGCTGGCTTGAAGCGATGGAAGTCCGCGCCGTCGGGCATGCTCGCGATGAGTCGGTCAATAATTTTCCGGAGCTGGGCGAATCGATTCGCGATCTGGCCGGCGAACCTGCGCCTAGTGTCGCAACGCCGCCAGTGGCCGGCTGGGCCGGCCTACCGATGGGAAGTGTTCCGATTCTAATTTCTTCGCTGCTGTTTGCTTCGGTTCATTTGGGTCAAGGGGCCGCGCCGGCTCCACTCCTCGTTTACGCGCTGATGCTTGGTTTTTTGTACCATCGAACTCACCGGCTGATGCCATCGCTCGTGGCCCATTTCGCATTGAACTCGACCAGCATGGTCATGCTCTTTCTGGCTGCGGGACATGGGGCGAATTGA
- the pheT gene encoding phenylalanine--tRNA ligase subunit beta, which translates to MLVSWNWLKQYVPLTVSVEEFERRLTLAGLNHEETTQQGSDFAIDLEVTSNRPDCLGHIGIAREAAVVFNTPLALIDPQPVESSVAVSELSKVTLNCPALCYRYTARVIRGVKIQSSPPWMLDRLATIGIAAINNIVDITNYVLLECGQPLHAFDFQRLDGREIFVREARQGEKFEAINHKSYELSPGMCVIADRTRPVALGGVMGGADTEVGNATTDVLIEAAEFDPLSIRTTARKLVLHSDSSYRFERGLDPNGLDWASRRCCELILELAGGQLAAGAIDVGRTPPAREPIILRLSQLRRILGIDIDVQEVLRILTALGNKIVRTMPTNEAVEAIPPSWRRDLTREIDLVEEVARIHGYDAIPEDVSVPMSISSRTDRDRVLGKVRESLVAAGIDEAMTISVVDEGLSKAFSPWTDAPPITASTPILRGADQLRRSLVPSLLQTRRVNEAIGNLRIELFEIARIYLPQASGLPDEPLMLAIASGGDYLATKGIVEVMVERLNAAATVEAFDFEHSLLTPGRASELRLGGKRLGFVGEVAACGQKLFELRSTTTIAELQLSMLEEIAELIPRSRELSPYPSVARDLNLVVDERIRWADLLDTVQSAAGSDLERVEYRDTYRDPQRLGAAKKSQLFSVILRKTGGTLTSAEADVVRDKVVAACAAAHGAALRV; encoded by the coding sequence ATGCTCGTTTCCTGGAATTGGCTGAAACAATACGTGCCGTTGACTGTGTCGGTCGAGGAATTTGAGCGGCGGTTGACGCTGGCGGGGCTGAATCACGAGGAGACGACCCAGCAGGGATCTGACTTTGCGATAGATTTGGAAGTCACCAGCAACCGACCCGATTGCTTGGGGCACATTGGAATTGCCCGCGAGGCCGCCGTCGTTTTTAACACACCGCTGGCGCTGATTGATCCGCAGCCGGTCGAATCGAGCGTTGCGGTGTCCGAACTGTCCAAAGTCACGCTCAATTGCCCTGCGCTTTGCTACCGGTACACGGCCCGCGTTATTCGTGGCGTCAAGATTCAGTCCAGCCCGCCGTGGATGCTCGATCGATTGGCAACCATCGGGATTGCGGCGATCAACAACATTGTCGACATCACCAACTACGTGTTGCTGGAGTGTGGCCAACCGCTGCATGCGTTCGATTTTCAACGGCTCGATGGCCGGGAAATCTTCGTCCGCGAAGCGCGCCAAGGAGAAAAGTTCGAAGCGATCAATCACAAGTCATACGAACTGTCTCCGGGGATGTGCGTGATCGCCGACCGCACGCGGCCCGTGGCGCTTGGCGGCGTCATGGGTGGCGCAGATACAGAGGTCGGCAACGCGACGACCGACGTGCTGATCGAAGCGGCCGAGTTTGATCCGCTCTCAATTCGCACGACGGCTCGCAAGCTGGTGCTGCACAGCGATTCGTCGTATCGCTTTGAGCGGGGGCTTGATCCCAATGGCCTCGATTGGGCTAGCCGTCGGTGCTGTGAGCTGATCTTGGAGCTGGCGGGCGGCCAGTTGGCGGCGGGAGCGATCGACGTTGGACGCACGCCGCCGGCTCGCGAGCCAATTATCTTGCGGCTCTCGCAGTTGCGGCGAATTCTCGGCATTGATATTGATGTGCAGGAAGTGCTGCGGATTTTGACAGCCCTGGGAAACAAGATCGTGCGAACCATGCCGACGAATGAAGCAGTCGAAGCGATTCCGCCTAGTTGGCGGCGCGACCTGACGCGCGAAATCGACCTGGTCGAAGAAGTCGCCCGCATTCACGGCTACGATGCCATTCCAGAAGATGTGAGTGTGCCGATGTCGATCAGCTCGCGGACTGACCGCGATCGAGTGCTAGGAAAAGTGCGCGAGTCGCTGGTGGCTGCCGGCATCGATGAAGCAATGACCATCAGCGTCGTGGATGAGGGTCTGTCGAAAGCATTCAGTCCATGGACCGATGCGCCGCCCATCACTGCATCGACGCCGATTTTGCGCGGCGCCGATCAGTTGCGACGGAGCCTCGTGCCGAGTTTGCTTCAAACACGCCGCGTGAACGAAGCCATTGGAAATTTGCGGATCGAGCTCTTTGAAATCGCGAGAATTTACTTGCCTCAGGCAAGCGGATTGCCCGATGAGCCGCTGATGTTGGCAATCGCTTCCGGCGGCGACTATTTGGCAACCAAGGGGATCGTCGAAGTGATGGTCGAACGGCTGAATGCGGCGGCAACGGTCGAAGCGTTTGACTTCGAACATTCGCTGCTTACGCCAGGCCGCGCCAGCGAGCTTCGCCTCGGCGGCAAGCGGCTAGGGTTCGTCGGCGAAGTCGCCGCGTGCGGCCAAAAACTGTTTGAGCTTCGCAGTACGACAACCATCGCCGAATTGCAGCTCTCGATGCTCGAAGAAATTGCCGAGTTGATTCCCCGCTCCCGCGAACTGTCACCCTATCCTTCCGTCGCGCGCGATTTGAATCTCGTCGTCGACGAGCGGATTCGTTGGGCCGACTTGCTCGACACTGTCCAGTCCGCTGCCGGTTCCGATTTGGAACGGGTCGAATACCGCGATACCTATCGCGATCCGCAGCGCCTTGGAGCGGCGAAGAAGAGCCAACTGTTCTCCGTCATTCTGCGAAAAACCGGCGGCACGCTCACGAGCGCCGAAGCTGATGTGGTGCGCGACAAAGTCGTCGCCGCTTGTGCGGCGGCACACGGAGCCGCTCTGAGGGTATAA